A section of the Cottoperca gobio chromosome 17, fCotGob3.1, whole genome shotgun sequence genome encodes:
- the LOC115022736 gene encoding uncharacterized protein LOC115022736, with product MMAYFLQVAVLLSLAAAMAVYAEMKLDCRQGFVTLVWTESRSQADTSLFRLGNCFPTSLSTSEAYFNVDLNDCDFRRLVTGDQLMYTNDLTYISSPDSHIVAFTHPVVCAYERPDNWYPMAYNPVFQTYGLEYLVFNIGLMNGDFSGPAESTSFPLGTLIPIMASVAQKTHQPLLLLLEECVAATTPELQPDSIIYPIISNKGCFVDSMTSRSQFEPRQKSSEIQVSLQAFTFALGEEVFIHCELLAWDPNGVDHTKKACHYVKGQGWELLDNPDYSALCDCCESSCKSRRTRSVASGKRGVVQKGVLGPLTITDVTF from the exons ATGATGGCTTACTTTTTGCAAGTTGCAGTGCTTTTGAGTCTGGCAGCGGCCATGGCTGTATATGCAG AAATGAAACTGGACTGTCGGCAAGGTTTTGTGACGTTGGTGTGGACAGAGAGCAGGTCGCAGGCCGATACGTCACTCTTCCGTCTGGGTAACTGTTTCCCCACAAGTTTGTCAACCAGTGAAGCCTATTTCAATGTCGATCTCAACGATTGTGACTTTAGGAGACTG GTTACTGGGGATCAACTGATGTACACCAATGATCTGACTTACATTTCCTCTCCGGATTCTCACATTGTTGCCTTCACACATCCAGTTGTCTGTGCATATGAGAG GCCCGACAACTGGTACCCTATGGCTTATAACCCAGTGTTTCAAACCTACGGTCTAGAATATCTGGTCTTCAACATTGGACTCATGAATG GTGACTTCTCGGGCCCCGCTGAATCTACTAGCTTTCCTTTGGGCACCCTTATCCCCATCATGGCTAGCGTTGCACAGAAGACCCATCAGCCCTTGCTGCTGCTTCTTGAGGAATGCGTAGCGGCTACCACGCCAGAGTTGCAGCCTGACAGCATCATATACCCGATCATCTCCAATAAGGG ATGTTTTGTGGATAGTATGACATCTCGCTCACAATTTGAACCAAGGCAAAAATCATCAGAGATCCAAGTGTCCCTTCAAGCCTTTACGTTTGCTCTCGGAGAAGAG GTGTTTATCCACTGCGAACTCCTGGCTTGGGATCCCAATGGTGTTGACCACACCAAGAAAGCCTGCCACTATGTCAAAGGGCAAGG GTGGGAGCTGCTCGACAACCCGGACTATAGTGCTCTTTGTGACTGCTGTGAATCCAGCTGCAAGTCCAGGAGGACGAGGAGTGTAGCATCAG GGAAACGTGGAGTGGTACAAAAAGGTGTCCTTGGACCACTTACCATCACTGATGTGACTTTCTGA
- the LOC115023025 gene encoding uncharacterized protein LOC115023025 produces MMAYFLQVAVLLSLAAAMAVYAEMKLDCRQGFVTLVWTESRSQADTSLFRLGNCFPTSLSTSEAYFNVDLNDCDFRRLVTGDQLMYTNDLTYISSPDSHIVAFTHPVVCAYERPDNWYPMAYNPVFQTYGLEYLVFNIGLMNGDFSGPAESTSFPLGTLIPIMASVAQKTHQPLLLLLEECVAATTPELQPDSIIYPIISNKGCFVDSMTSRSQFEPRQKSSEIQVSLQAFTFALGEEVFIHCELLAWDPNGVDHTKKACHYVKGQGWELLDNPDYSALCDCCESSCKSRRTRSVASGKRGVVQKGVLGPLTITDVTF; encoded by the exons ATGATGGCTTACTTTTTGCAAGTTGCAGTGCTTTTGAGTCTGGCAGCGGCCATGGCTGTATATGCAG AAATGAAACTGGACTGTCGACAAGGTTTTGTGACGTTGGTGTGGACAGAGAGCAGGTCGCAGGCCGATACGTCGCTCTTCCGTCTGGGTAACTGTTTCCCCACAAGCTTGTCAACCAGTGAAGCCTATTTCAATGTCGATCTCAACGATTGTGACTTTAGGAGACTG GTTACTGGGGATCAGCTGATGTACACCAATGATCTGACCTACATTTCCTCTCCGGATTCTCACATTGTTGCCTTCACACATCCAGTTGTCTGTGCATATGAGAG GCCCGACAACTGGTACCCTATGGCTTATAACCCAGTGTTTCAAACCTACGGTCTAGAATATCTGGTCTTCAACATTGGACTCATGAATG GTGACTTCTCGGGCCCCGCTGAATCTACTAGCTTTCCTTTGGGCACCCTTATCCCCATCATGGCTAGCGTTGCACAGAAGACCCATCAGCCCTTGCTGCTGCTTCTTGAGGAATGCGTAGCGGCTACCACGCCAGAGTTGCAGCCTGACAGCATCATATACCCGATCATCTCCAATAAGGG ATGTTTTGTGGATAGTATGACATCTCGCTCACAATTTGAACCAAGGCAAAAATCATCAGAGATCCAAGTGTCCCTTCAAGCCTTTACGTTTGCTCTCGGAGAAGAG GTGTTTATCCACTGCGAACTCCTGGCTTGGGATCCCAATGGTGTTGACCACACCAAGAAAGCCTGCCACTATGTCAAAGGGCAAGG GTGGGAGCTGCTCGACAACCCGGACTATAGTGCTCTTTGTGACTGCTGTGAATCCAGCTGCAAGTCCAGGAGGACGAGGAGTGTAGCATCAG GGAAACGTGGAGTGGTACAAAAAGGTGTCCTTGGACCACTTACCATCACTGATGTGACTTTCTGA